The following proteins come from a genomic window of bacterium:
- a CDS encoding LLM class flavin-dependent oxidoreductase has product MKMKFGCLGLPGKEFPGHVAQMEKGGFDYAWLVDSPVGFGAMETSLSLAAAATSQIKLGALVTNPVLRHDVVTAAFHAALNELSGGRALLGLGRGDSALRRLGERPATLREFKEAALRIKSLASGGEIKYVPEERAEAEDWYAQSEGDSVPVGFPWVELETPIPLFVAAYGPLLLNWAGRHADGVILQVADLDTVKWCMDHVRAGAAEVGRDLSGFEFVCGAPIALATSAAEGARMVKSFAAVLSNHTAAMVAKLPKENAPKNLLRLLEAKPKYDYRDHGRPGAEHADYISEELSAMMAIAGTAADCIAKIQKLGELGVTQIAVYPNVAMSDLIDSLSEKIIPAFQ; this is encoded by the coding sequence ATGAAGATGAAATTTGGTTGTCTAGGGCTTCCGGGTAAGGAGTTTCCCGGCCATGTCGCCCAAATGGAGAAGGGCGGGTTCGACTACGCCTGGCTTGTGGATTCGCCTGTCGGCTTCGGGGCGATGGAGACCAGCTTGTCACTCGCAGCTGCGGCAACAAGCCAGATCAAGCTCGGTGCCTTGGTGACCAATCCGGTCTTGAGGCACGACGTCGTGACGGCAGCCTTCCACGCGGCATTGAACGAACTGAGTGGGGGCCGAGCGCTTCTGGGATTGGGCCGCGGTGACAGTGCCTTGCGCAGATTGGGCGAACGGCCGGCAACGCTGCGGGAGTTCAAGGAGGCGGCTCTTCGGATCAAATCACTGGCAAGCGGAGGAGAGATCAAGTACGTGCCAGAGGAGCGCGCGGAGGCTGAGGACTGGTACGCCCAATCGGAGGGAGACTCTGTTCCGGTCGGGTTCCCCTGGGTTGAACTCGAGACGCCGATCCCCCTCTTCGTCGCGGCCTACGGCCCGTTGCTTTTGAACTGGGCGGGCAGACACGCAGATGGCGTCATCCTGCAGGTGGCCGATCTCGATACCGTGAAGTGGTGCATGGACCATGTGCGTGCGGGAGCGGCGGAGGTCGGAAGGGACTTGTCGGGGTTCGAGTTCGTCTGCGGTGCACCGATCGCCCTCGCGACGAGTGCCGCCGAAGGCGCCAGAATGGTCAAGTCCTTCGCGGCAGTGCTTTCGAACCACACGGCAGCGATGGTTGCGAAGCTGCCGAAGGAGAACGCCCCGAAGAACCTGCTGCGGCTGCTCGAGGCCAAGCCGAAGTACGACTATCGAGATCACGGTAGGCCGGGTGCCGAGCATGCTGATTACATTTCGGAAGAGCTGTCAGCCATGATGGCGATCGCGGGAACGGCGGCCGACTGCATCGCGAAGATCCAGAAGCTCGGGGAGCTCGGAGTGACCCAGATTGCAGTCTATCCCAACGTCGCGATGTCTGACCTCATTGACTCGCTTTCGGAGAAGATCATACCGGCGTTCCAGTAG
- a CDS encoding aspartate aminotransferase family protein, with protein MSSHVERLLKAYTDWTPGSQKLIEEARRVLPGGDTRASAHYSPYPVSIARGEGCRLTDVDGHEYLDLTNNFTSLIHGHAHPPTVRAVQAQMGEGSAYAAPTRSQVDLAALLCERVPGLDRVRFCASASEATYMAIKAARAFTGRQRVMKLEGGYNGFHDIGEMSVLPVPERAGPAENPVALPPDGGIAASAGDDVLVTPFNRADVTRKQLDEQGDDVACLLVEPMLTFGGMIPPKEGYLAELREIAHERGVLLIFDETITLRLGLGGMQESTGVTPDMTAMGKIIGGGLPIGAFGGREELMELFNPDVPDPIFHASTFSGNPLSMAAGLATLGALNRGELERIDELGERFRNGLDDAFTRAGFRGCASGIGSLSVLHWNEEPSSEARGFVLPYIQAAPLPDLLRLGMLRRGVFAARALFSISTPMTEGDIDSVVDALSETLRELRPVAEEKVRHVLR; from the coding sequence ATGAGTAGTCACGTGGAACGATTGCTGAAGGCCTATACGGACTGGACGCCAGGCTCTCAAAAGCTGATAGAGGAGGCCCGTCGCGTACTTCCTGGAGGCGACACGCGCGCGAGCGCACACTACTCACCGTACCCCGTTTCGATCGCCCGCGGTGAGGGTTGCCGGTTGACCGACGTGGACGGCCACGAGTACCTCGATCTCACGAATAACTTCACTTCCTTGATTCATGGTCACGCCCACCCACCGACGGTACGCGCCGTTCAGGCCCAGATGGGGGAGGGTTCCGCGTACGCGGCGCCGACCCGCAGCCAGGTGGATCTGGCGGCGTTGCTTTGCGAACGTGTGCCGGGGCTCGACCGGGTGCGCTTTTGCGCGAGCGCCTCCGAGGCCACCTACATGGCGATCAAGGCTGCCCGGGCGTTCACGGGGAGGCAGCGTGTCATGAAGCTCGAGGGGGGCTACAACGGCTTTCACGACATCGGTGAGATGAGTGTCCTGCCTGTTCCCGAGCGCGCTGGACCCGCAGAGAACCCCGTAGCGTTGCCACCTGACGGCGGCATAGCGGCCAGCGCGGGCGACGATGTGCTGGTGACCCCATTCAACCGAGCCGACGTCACCCGGAAGCAGCTGGACGAGCAGGGCGACGACGTGGCCTGTCTGCTCGTTGAACCTATGCTGACCTTTGGCGGAATGATCCCCCCGAAAGAGGGCTACCTGGCAGAGCTGCGAGAGATCGCCCACGAGCGCGGGGTGCTCCTGATCTTCGACGAGACGATCACGTTGCGCCTCGGCCTCGGAGGTATGCAGGAGAGTACAGGGGTCACGCCCGATATGACCGCGATGGGGAAGATCATCGGTGGCGGACTTCCCATCGGCGCCTTTGGGGGAAGAGAGGAGCTCATGGAGCTCTTCAATCCGGACGTTCCAGATCCCATCTTTCACGCGAGCACCTTCAGTGGGAACCCGCTCAGCATGGCGGCCGGCCTGGCCACTCTCGGTGCGCTGAACCGGGGCGAGCTCGAGCGGATCGATGAACTCGGTGAGAGATTTCGCAACGGCCTCGACGACGCCTTCACGCGGGCCGGATTCCGCGGCTGCGCGAGCGGGATCGGCTCGCTCAGTGTTCTGCACTGGAACGAGGAGCCGTCGAGCGAAGCCAGAGGCTTCGTTCTTCCCTATATCCAAGCGGCTCCGCTCCCAGACCTACTCCGACTTGGAATGTTGCGACGCGGGGTGTTCGCAGCGCGAGCGCTTTTCAGCATCTCCACTCCGATGACGGAGGGAGACATCGACTCCGTGGTAGATGCTCTCTCGGAAACCCTGCGCGAGCTCCGCCCGGTGGCAGAAGAGAAGGTACGTCATGTACTCAGATGA
- the hydA gene encoding dihydropyrimidinase, translating into MNMLIKGGTIVTASDTYEADIRVDRETISTIGIDLPDDGAQVVDATGKYVFPGFIDAHTHIELPIPPADSGVTLGNYLDDTIAAAHGGTTSIVDFAFQMPGRGLRASLEDWRQRAESKAVVDYGFHLAVTDATEAALKEVPELVAAGVSSFKLFMAYKGLFMSDDTALLNFLSAAKEHGAMVSVHAENGDIVETCTHHVLEKTKDPIGVALSRPPECEDEATYRAIQIAKIADSPLYIVHLSSVGALDAAMRARHAGQPVFVETCPQYLYFDMHDLERPGFEGAKFVCAPPLRPAEYKDVLWNAVVHGGVDVVATDHVSSRFSRRKETEGEGFHRILNGVSGVQERGVLMYDGGVVQRGMSLNRYVQLLSTNPARLFGLYPKKGTIAPGSDADLVIFDPARKTTLSIENIHYDSDHTPYEGMEVNGRVESVIIRGNLVVDRGKFVAKAGSGRFLERRTPHRRI; encoded by the coding sequence ATGAACATGCTGATCAAGGGCGGCACGATCGTCACTGCGAGCGATACCTATGAAGCCGACATACGAGTTGATCGTGAGACCATCTCGACCATTGGCATCGACTTGCCAGACGACGGCGCTCAAGTCGTCGATGCGACTGGCAAGTACGTGTTTCCCGGCTTCATTGACGCCCACACGCACATCGAACTGCCCATACCCCCCGCAGACAGCGGAGTGACGCTAGGCAACTACCTGGACGACACGATCGCCGCGGCCCATGGCGGGACCACCTCCATCGTCGACTTCGCCTTCCAGATGCCGGGTCGTGGCCTCCGCGCGTCCTTGGAGGATTGGAGGCAGAGGGCTGAGTCAAAGGCAGTCGTCGACTATGGGTTCCACCTGGCGGTAACCGACGCCACCGAAGCGGCCTTGAAGGAGGTTCCGGAGCTGGTCGCGGCCGGGGTGTCCAGCTTCAAGCTCTTCATGGCCTACAAGGGCCTCTTCATGTCAGACGACACCGCACTGTTGAACTTCCTGTCCGCCGCGAAGGAACACGGCGCGATGGTGAGTGTCCACGCTGAAAACGGCGACATCGTCGAAACCTGCACGCACCACGTGCTGGAGAAGACCAAGGACCCCATCGGCGTGGCGTTGAGCAGGCCACCGGAATGCGAAGACGAAGCCACGTACCGGGCGATCCAGATCGCCAAGATTGCCGACAGCCCACTCTACATCGTCCATCTCAGCTCGGTCGGGGCACTGGATGCGGCGATGCGGGCTCGACACGCGGGGCAACCGGTCTTCGTGGAAACCTGTCCCCAATACCTCTATTTCGACATGCATGACCTCGAGCGACCGGGCTTCGAGGGTGCGAAGTTCGTCTGCGCACCTCCGTTGCGGCCCGCGGAGTACAAGGACGTGCTCTGGAACGCAGTGGTGCATGGGGGGGTGGACGTAGTCGCGACAGATCATGTGTCGAGTCGCTTCTCGCGCAGAAAAGAGACGGAAGGCGAGGGCTTTCATCGGATTCTCAATGGGGTTTCCGGCGTCCAAGAACGAGGAGTCCTGATGTACGACGGCGGTGTCGTGCAGCGCGGCATGAGTCTGAATCGCTATGTGCAGCTGCTCTCGACGAATCCGGCGCGTCTCTTCGGTCTCTATCCGAAGAAGGGCACCATCGCGCCGGGTTCCGATGCAGATCTCGTCATCTTTGATCCCGCTCGCAAGACGACCCTTAGCATTGAGAACATCCACTACGACTCGGACCACACACCCTATGAGGGTATGGAGGTCAACGGGCGCGTTGAGAGCGTGATCATTCGCGGCAATCTGGTGGTCGATAGGGGCAAGTTCGTCGCGAAAGCTGGGTCCGGCAGGTTTCTCGAGAGAAGGACCCCACACAGGAGAATCTGA
- a CDS encoding acyltransferase, translated as MPKVKCAVIQQMNVKDVGTNVEKSTKLIHEAADDGAQIICLQELFNTAYWCHDFDIKHCELAETIPGPTTEKISKVAQETGTVIVTPIFQKTIPGQNYNSAAVIGPDGEIIGTYQKMSIPRVTSFSREGVGGDEKLFFRPGDLGFPTFDTPFGVRIGILICYDRHFPEAARCLALGGAELMLVPTATLGPSIPVMVAEQKGHAIANCMYVGLANTVFESLEGGSRGGGGNSFFVDPKGEIMSESKGLEDQIVHAEIDTKVVEETRNYWGFFRDRRPDAYGALVK; from the coding sequence ATGCCGAAGGTCAAGTGTGCCGTGATTCAGCAGATGAACGTCAAGGATGTGGGGACAAATGTGGAGAAGTCGACCAAGCTCATCCATGAGGCGGCTGACGACGGAGCCCAGATCATCTGTCTACAGGAGCTCTTCAATACTGCCTACTGGTGCCACGACTTCGATATCAAGCACTGCGAACTCGCGGAGACCATTCCCGGACCTACCACGGAAAAGATCAGCAAGGTGGCACAGGAAACTGGGACCGTAATCGTGACGCCAATCTTCCAGAAGACGATCCCGGGGCAGAACTACAATTCTGCTGCGGTGATCGGACCCGACGGAGAAATCATAGGGACCTACCAGAAGATGAGCATCCCGCGTGTGACTAGCTTCTCCAGGGAGGGCGTCGGGGGCGACGAGAAGCTCTTCTTCAGGCCTGGCGACCTGGGGTTTCCGACCTTCGATACGCCTTTCGGCGTCCGGATCGGCATCCTGATCTGTTACGACAGGCACTTTCCCGAAGCTGCAAGATGTCTTGCCCTCGGCGGGGCCGAGCTGATGCTAGTTCCCACAGCCACGCTGGGACCGTCGATCCCCGTCATGGTCGCAGAGCAGAAGGGTCACGCGATTGCCAATTGCATGTATGTAGGGCTTGCCAACACGGTCTTCGAATCGCTGGAGGGTGGCAGTAGAGGTGGCGGTGGTAACTCCTTCTTCGTGGATCCTAAAGGAGAGATCATGTCCGAATCAAAGGGCCTCGAGGACCAGATCGTCCACGCGGAGATAGACACCAAGGTGGTAGAGGAGACCCGGAACTACTGGGGCTTCTTCAGGGATCGACGCCCGGATGCCTATGGAGCTCTAGTGAAGTAG
- a CDS encoding DUF1566 domain-containing protein: MSSDTDEVEIPETVENRSTGLEWLGQDNAAEVNWQEAERFCRGTSRMGKTDWRLPTIDELAGLYDPAAESSCGDSICRVAKPIRLTSAYLWSMSPENSDRRFYFDFRFGTRLAPLLRPDLTRRVLCVRSFRGG, encoded by the coding sequence ATGTCGAGCGATACCGACGAGGTCGAGATCCCCGAGACCGTCGAAAATCGCTCGACCGGTCTTGAATGGCTGGGCCAGGACAACGCCGCCGAAGTCAACTGGCAGGAGGCCGAACGATTCTGCCGAGGTACTTCGCGAATGGGGAAGACCGATTGGCGTCTTCCTACGATCGACGAACTGGCGGGGCTCTATGATCCGGCTGCGGAATCCAGTTGCGGTGACTCGATCTGCCGCGTGGCAAAGCCGATTCGGCTGACGAGCGCATACCTGTGGAGTATGTCGCCCGAGAACTCGGATCGGCGCTTCTATTTCGACTTCCGATTCGGCACGCGCCTGGCGCCGCTCCTCAGGCCGGACCTTACGCGACGGGTGTTATGCGTCCGCTCGTTTCGGG